The nucleotide window cacgggttatccgggtacccgcccgacgtgatactacccggttcctaatttattacccgaatcctaagcaaagtgtgatttaaaaaaaaaaaaaaaatggcaaaccgacggttaggctgatttcccattgacttagtgtggtgttaggctacaatgtggtagaagataacagcaataacgaaggggcccgttcgacgcgatactacccggttcctaatttattacccgaatcataggcctacgcaaagtgtgattgtttaaaaaaaaaattgcaaaccgatggttaggctgatttcccatagACTCAGTGTGTTGTTaagctaccatgtgttcgaagataacagcaataacgaaagctttcgatagatatcttataactgcgtcacaatttcagctaataaacagatggctaggctagactgcCCAAAtggacttagtgtggtgttaggcaaccatgtggtcgaacgtaacagcaattacgaaggtattccatggatgtcttataactgcgtcacatctccagcaaataaacagatggttaggcttagctagattttcattgacttagtgtggtgttaggctaccatgtggaagaaattattatttattcattcgtttatttcaaagaaggaaaggctgacaaggaattttacgcgatgtttatggattatagacgggataactaaaaaatagtaatcgcaagtggctttttactaatcgtttattccaaatgcgatcaaattgcgcgaatcgcgcaatctcgcggctaatgagaaccctgggcctgcataataaaTAGTAGtggtattaaaaactgtttaagagctaaattggatatctatatggtttgatccaatagacgtgcacgagctagcataagcagcggcggcagtgcgatgttagtagtaatgctaattataattaaataatttatttattaacaagttaatgaaagaaacagaagcaaataaaaattattgagggaggttttataccttatcttacacctacgtatttgaacatgaaaacattgtcagtagagaatataatgcatttattacagcatccaatatgtaatttcttgaaaatcgtgatacacgagggtaaacaaattttttccgggtacccggatacccgacgggtaacggccctcgggtacccggttcccgatttttggacccgtgtaaacactacttTAAACCATAGTTgagtaaatttatgcaaattgccTGTAATTAAAGTTACTATCCAGAAAATACCTGGCTAGGCTTTAGCCTAGCCTACCTCAAGACTCAGATAACTGGCTAGGCCTTTAGGCTTTACTGCttagggcctagcctaggcctatacccTTTTGCCACACTTACATGTGCATTGTtgggaatatgttgcaaatgTAGAATGTGttgaatatttgtacaattctaGTAGATATATTAATAGACTGAAATATTATAGGCTTCGTTATGACCTAGGCGAACCTACGTTAGAATCTTCCTCTTCAGTAGACCAAGGGCAAGGTAGGCTATGTAAATGTCATCTTcagttattctggcatgtggatctatcgttagggataaagttttaagtaaaatgaggtggtgataATTGCTGTCATTTAGGCTGAAGTCATTTCGCATCCAAAAGGACAGTCGTATAGCTGGTCTAGGCCTATAGgggcctacagtaggctaacTAGCCTACATCCAAGGTCCCctgaataacaatacagcactACTCACTAGATCATTAGATGGGCAGACGACACTAATAAAGTAATTATATTCCTATGTAAATGCTTCTGCTATCGCTTCTTAAGAATTACCTGTGAAGCTGCAGTCCAACACCACATATTTGGCGAaatgcggcacacgatatcaccatttggagtgatttatgtaaactttatcactttagttatgtcaaaggCATGGTGTTTGTACTTCGCGCtggtactttcttgccgtacaagcaaagcgccaccagcaGTTTGATGAGTGGCTTCAGTCGATGGTCGTATGACGGCATTCTTCAGCGCATAGAAATTGGTATAGGAAGGatgctgacacagtgtatcGCCGTGTTTTTAAGAAAGTTTGGATAACTGATTTTGCTTCGATTTTTCTTCGCGCATTCCATGAAGAATAGAAAATAATCTTTGAAATATAAATGACACAGTTCAATGTAATCTTCTTAGAGTTGGCGAGGCGTTAACTTGTATACTACTTTTTTTTAGGAGTATGAACAATTCTGTGCTATAGTCTGCTGATATTTTTGCAAGTGATAAGCAGTCAAATGAAACGCTTTATTTTTCAGAAATGTTTTCCGGTTTAGTGTTGTTCCTCGGAAATTGAATGTTAAGCGATAGAAATGTTccaaaatggaacggagggcgATAAAATACCGCTGCCCGATACAgttgttttaactggttgttgtatattaatatcttTCATGTGCGTTCAGCGAGTTCTCTTACGTCTAGCAACTGCAACTTCTTCGAAAATTGAAGTCATTATAATCAACGTTAGTCTTTAAACGATCGTAGAATCTTTCGTAAAACTCTATAAACTCTATTTCTGCTAAAAACTTAACATGATTGAATTGATTGGGTTTATTTTAGGCTTGAGCAACAGAAAATATCTATTTCTCAGGATGATTCAATCAAGCCAGTAAATATTGACCAAACGCCGTTATCGTTAGATAGGGGCCATTGCGAAATAAACAGACGTAAACTTTTGCTTACCTCTTACCTGCTTTTtcttaattaaaacaatgatttttGTTACAATTTGGAAATAGACTTAATATCCCTGGCAACTTTGAGAATGCTTATATATCTAGACCTATGGTCAGAGTTTATATTATAGATGTGTTTACtgattttgagttggttagcatcatcaGTGTCACAATATATGTGTTATGATTAGATAACATTACTACCAGTGATCGAGGAGTgttcttttaataatatttaaaatgtcATCATTTTCGCCACCTGCATACTGTCTTCATTTTAGTTAAAAGGCTATTCTTCTAATTCACCGATCTTTCAAGGTTCATACAATTGATTAACCTTGATTATGATTACCTTATTGACTGAACTACTCCAGGATCCCTGGATTGTAAACAAGAATTAAATGATTCCCTTAGTCCctacactcccccccccccaaaccccacCCAACACACATGTTACTATGTGTACAAATATGAACAGAATACTTTTCTACTAGCTGTTaaactttttttccttttgcaaGCAATAAATTTTATGAACATAAAAGTTCCTCCCCCAATGAAGTTTGAGAGTTATTTGTGTTAACCTTGTGATCTTGTGGCTGTAATACCAAAGTTAGTTGCAAGCAGCTGtggataattaatattttatggtGCAGTGTGAGGTGCACTCCAGTATTAGAATTAACAGTACTAGAATTAAAAGATACTATTAGTTTGTTACcataaaaatgtatttaaaaatGTAGATCAGTTTGCATGGCTAATTAACTGGGTAACTGGGTTTCAATTTAAAATCAAAACACAAAGGTAAAGCCTATAATGTCAGAACAACTTTAAAGTGTGAGTCTTCAACAAGTTGTCCATTTCTTATGACtattttaaaagtatattcCTTTGTGGGCATTGCCCAAGAGAGATCTTTCTGGCAATTGTACTTACTAAATCTTACTTCCGTAACAAAGTAATAGCATGTTGACAGTGGATGTGACCAGGGAAGGGgtgtgaatgggggggggggactgggagAAGTAGCCGCACCAGTTGGAGGATAATAGGAACAGAGACAGATTGAGAATGGGATCAGGATAATATTTTGGTATAGACTTTTCTAGAATAAGAAACTTTAATATTGTCCTACTAACTCTATAACTAGCAAAACACTCAATTTTTGGAAATTAGGAATATTCaattaatgaaataataacTCATATTGAAGCTGCaattattcaaacatatttattctttttacATCTTTCTCCATTGTAGCACTTCAGCACTCTTACCACAACAAACGCATTTATCTATCACAGTATTTCTTCTAAACTCTCATACATATTATATAAAGTGATTCCTGGTATTAAACCATTCTCTAAAACTGCATAATAAAGACAATTTTCTTGTCATATATGTCATGGATGTGTTTCAATTTGTTATAGTTTCATGAAAGCATCAATATTACTGGATTATCAGGATGTAGAAAAAAATTCATTGATGCAAATAATAAGCAGTTACTTTTAGTAAAAGTGTTAACTTGAAGTTAGTTGTAATATTGGtatgcatatataatatattaatacataCTTGGGAGAACAGCACAACTTATACCTGTAGCTCATGCTGTAACTTTGAAATCATTCAGACCAAACCTTAAATACAACCCTCAATCAAGCCAGGACATCAACCATTTTGTTATtatgaaaaaaaacttattaTAAAACTTCCTCTCAAGTGCAACAACTCATTATAAGCAAGGACAACAGACGTTTCCAATAGAACCTCAGCATAAAACGTGAAAATCAATGAGGCAACAGGTTATTTGGAAGGTTTGTTCTTTGGGTGTGGAATAATTCTAACATACTTTTGCAGCTGTTTATCCTGTGTGAACATCTTATGACACATGAAACAAAAGTAATGTTCTCGGTCACCTAACTTGATTTTATAATGTTTGGACATCTTTGATTTACAGCAAGCACATGACTTTACCAAAGTAGGCGATTGTGCACTTTTCTTTCGAATGGCCGACTGCTTCTTAGAAAGATTCAAAGCCTCAACTTGTGTCTGCTCATCTTGTACGAAGTTCCGAATGACTTCCTTGGCATGAAGGACCACCCTGGGTATGAGGGTCAGAGGTAAACTTTGGTGTTGTGATGACCTGGGTCGTTGACTAACAGAAACCACAGGATTGTTAACCTCTGAAGTGAGGGAGGTTGACTTAGCCTCTGATAGGAAGGCAAGAAAATGACAGTTGATCAATGAAATAAGCCCCCACACAAGCTCTCTGAAAATCGATATTCATTCTAATAAAAACTTTCCTTTGCATTAAACTAAACATATAAgctgtttacattttcaaaacatcaTCCCAAAGAATAGCTGAAGGAAGAAAGTtctctaaatattaaaaagtagatttttttttttgacaggtAGCTAGAGTAACTTTAATGTCGGGGGAGACAGCGATTATctggtaataaaaaataatatttatcatttacaaATTAATTGTGATCTGATTTCATGTTTAATAGTAATACCTAATAAATATGTGGTTAGGTTagtacatataaatatgaaatgctATAAAATGTAACACTTTCATAAACATTCCTTGTAACAACTAATGATTTGTCATCCAATATATTTCAAGTCAGCATATTAGAATATTGAAAGAGTGAATCCATGATAATTTCAGAAACACATCTACTACTCTGTCATAACAAGAATGGTTTTAAAATCACAGCTTAGAAACTACTGTCATCAACAACCACACATTTTTCATCATGCTGCAATAATGGAGCATTACAGATATAATGCTGAGGGTTTGGATGGGAGTGATGGTGTAGTTGTTAGAAGGAGTCATGGTAAGTCCTGTTGAATGGAGCTAAGGAGCAGTTACATACGTTAGTATGAAGAATAgagaacaaaataataaatggaAACCTgtgacacaaaacaaaataaaagagtacaattcTTGTAACTATTCAGAGACTATGCTTATGCTCATGGTTAGATGTAATGTGTACCACCAACTGGGTATAATCATGATATAACAACACTGTAattgaaacaatattttaaagatgtGTAACAATGAGCAGGACTCTGTTCATGGCCAACCTACCTGTTACATCTCTTTTAGTTGGTAAGCATTTCCTCTTTGATGATGATCTGGTTCCAGCTGCAGGCTGTAAACTCACTGCCTCTGAGATGCTTGCAGGAGCAACATCCGATGGTTCTGCACCCCTGGAGGGGTAAAGTCTCTTACGCTGTTGTCTCAATTTATCATCTCTAACAATATCCTCTTGCAATGGTAAAGTGTCAGTCTGCACACTATCAATACTACTATAACTTGTAATCGGCCAGCTCTGGTTAGCGAGTCTCTCGGCTTCAGCGAGCATTGCTCTAAGGTAATTGGAATAGTTTGGTTCGTCAAAGGGTGTTCGGCACTGTTCAACATGACTACCTTGTACTGCAGGCATAAACCTTACAGGTGGAGGAGAAGGATAACTTGAACAACCGGCCGTGGGACTTTGTAACCTACTCTGTTTGTCTGCATGGATGTAGTCAAAGGCTTCATTTTGCTCGGTAGCCGGTATGTTGTGATGTTCGGGTACCGGCGATGGACTTCGACTGAGTGCAATAGCTTCTTGGATACATTCAACATCAGGGTGTTGGGTGCTGGTGTCCGTTGTGGTCTGAATGCCACAGGTAAATGGCACCGATTCATCATGTGCATCTATAtggtgaaaaagaaacaaattctaCACAACTCAACATCAATTTTAACTCTTAGTAGGGCATAAAAATATGCTATACAAATGGGGCTACATTCATGATAAATTTGCATTGTGTAGCAATTGTAGTACACATGACAAGTAACATCACAAAGCCTGAAGGCTTTGTGATTCTTGCCCATATAATTTGCTCTAAAATCCACCTAACTATCTGACTTAtcagttaaatttgtccaagaattaagtgtgaacctgaaaagatcagagatttccagctctCATATGTAGCACTTGTTTGTAGGTATCAACCagttaattcactggtaaggactTTAAAATATTGAGTTTTATTGCCaaattgtttcaatatccagaaggaacagtcttcctatgtgaacaATAGGAACACAGATGTTTAACCTATGAGCACATGGACATTTTCCTTTAGCtattttgagctagcaaatcagctctaccaccaaccatccctttaataattgttattaatgaatgagatttacatgacattgtttaaacactgtgaaatattttcacaacttactgccaaagcaaaagtcatctagtatataTCAATGAGCATAAGGCCAATTTTAAGACCATTGAGATAACCGGGTGATCCATTAAGAAAATCTTGCAAGGatcatttgagataacctatTGACTCTTGAAGCTCAGAGTGTAAAAACTGAAAGAGATGGCCATTTGAGTTTGTTTATATCACCCAACACAAGAATATCTTTGAAGCAGATTTCTTTCCTGTTTGACTGAAGAGTACTTCAGACCTATTGTATATTgagccccttcacaaaactGAACGCAAATTAAGTCTCAAACATGCCTTTGTTTGAGAATAtggagcacactcaaagtagggcaagaaaaggcccctatctcattttctgtcattttaattacttgttacaaaAAATTTAGAacgtaaattttcctcaaaatgagcTAAATTTGAAGACtggtcacatgtcttccacaatttctgcaatatcagacataaaatactttatatttatgaaaaagaTGGCTCCAAACTTGAGGAAAATTTaaggctcttaaaatgcaacctggatttggttgctaggcgtggccgtaacctagcaacgaaaaagttttaaaagttttattgCCCAATATCATCCTTTGATATATGTGGCAAAGACACCATATCAacttcaggcgattctgagagggtcgacatGGGGGCCtatgttgatttggcatggattgatcCATATGTCAAACAATTCATTATAACTGATTTCTTACAACTAACCTGAAGATGAACTCTCTGGTTGTTCTTGTTGGCTGATATCTCTCCCTTCTTCATCTGGCTCCTCTGTCTTGACAGAAACTTATGaacaccaaaaaataaaaaacaaattaacaataaTTTCTCAAGATATAGGACAACAATGATGGTTTTCACCTCAAGATTAAAACTgataaacaaacataaacataaacttCTCCTATTGTTGAGATTTGTTTCTTAACAGATATGTTCTTCTGGTAACCACATGGAGCAATGATCATCAGATCAGCAATAACCTTGTGATCTCTCTGCTGGATGAATCCTAACTTCAAACTTTGCTACACCCACATCAGCTGGTGAACTGATCATCAAATTCAGTTTGCTATTGAACTCTCCTCATTCCATGACAAACACACCTATCCCCTGAACGAACAGAGTTCAATACTTTATACAACTCAATAATTCAACGAGATATGAAGCTCAGAGTACAACCATTAACTTCTTTACTACAAGCTTggtattaaatattcataaacttgATATTTTTGTCTCCGTTTATTGCTGCCTTTTGATACAATGATATGGAAAACCAATGAATAAATGAACTCTTTTGTCCTTAATATGTTCTTAGGTCTTACCTAATGATGTTTTCTTGTCTTTAGGAGCACAGACATCAGGTGAATCCAAACTATGGTTATCAAAAATCTCTTGCTTGACTTGGACTGCACTGGACTCTGTAATGGAAACATACCACATCCATTTTCATGGAGAGCAATGCTTGTACAGTACAATATCTCTGGGGATCTCGAAGCAACTTTTACACTCAACATTTCTCCATGCTTCAACAGAACTATTAAACACTTGTTCAAGTATTCAATTAAGTGAGGAGAAATTTGCAAGGAAAATATGAATGAACTATTTTTACGTTTGTATCAAACTTGAGAAAATGAACATGAGGCACATTTTTTAAACACCACTCAAAATTGAATTTAGTCAACCTCATTGAACATTGATGTGTATGAAACCAATCAATTAATTTCCCAGATACTTTTACATATCAGGCATTAACAACATgttacaaatgaaataaaaaaacgaAATAATAGCAAACCTAATTCCCGAGATGTTACAGTCTGCACTTCCTCTAAAATTTCATCTATGCAATTTTTATCAGGCACTGCAAAGAAATTGATGAATTGgttcttaaataaataaataatcatttaTTTCAGTAAGAAAATAAGttgaaaaaataatcaaatgaGAATGAGAAATAAGagaaatatgatatgaaaaacgagaaatatgaaaataaaatcaaaactaAATAATAGCAAACCTAATTCTCCAGATGTAACAGTCTGCACTTCCTCTAAAATTTCATCGATGCAATCTTCTTTAGGCACTACAAAGAAATTGACAAATTggttttaaataaataataattttttactTCAGTAAGAAATAAGTTGAATGTAACAAGAAAGTAAACACATATTACAAACAATGATAAGTTGTTATAATTAATGGGAACAGTTGACagacaaaataatatcaatgtTAGTGAAGTTCTCAAATGCAATTGTTGCATCAAACTGTTTCAGTGTACAGATTTCACAGATTCgaatttcacaaatttcagCTCACTAAAAAGTGCTAGTGCATAAATTTACTTGCTAAACCATATTCCCACTGGCATTTCCCTTAATCATAAAATACGCAACATATGCTTACTGGTAGAAAAATGCATGTGCCTTATTTCCTACTGACAATTGGCAAGAATCCTGTGGCATTTAACCAGTCAATAGCATGCATTCAGAGGCTTGCATAAACCCAATCCATCATAAAAACGATAGAAAAAATCCCACTGTGGATGCAAGTGCCTGctcaaatatatcaaaatgcCTATAATACTTTACCTGATAAAATACATGTAGATAAATGAGGCAAGAAGGGGTATGCAAAGTCCAAACCTAGTTAGCTCAAGCTTACTCCTGAAATTGACAAATAAAGTCGGAAATAGTTCTGAAAGGAAGCTCTCAAGATCATACGCATAAAATAACTTTTACCACAAATACGATTCTGATTTTCATTGTCTCTCTGGCTTATGTTGTCCTCCCGTTCCTCATCTCTGAATAGCTGGGAATTATCCTCTGAATGTGACTTGGAGTAGCCAGTTAGATGTACTTCTGTAATAAGAGAACAATTGACAAGGATAATCTTTAAAGTTtctgaaaacttgttttctgTCCAACATGACTAAATGAGCTGAAGAAGTATCTGAATACAAAATGAAGCTCTTTCATTTCCagattatacaatatatatatatgtaaccctGGTGTCATGAATGACACAGTGGGTTTGTTGTTTTCACTTGCTAGTAGAAGCAGTTTCTGTCAATAGTGTagatagttttaattaaaaagagTAAACAGATACTTCCTGCCTCTGCTGAGTATATTGCAGATTAGTGATGGTTATTTTACTTTCTCAAAGCCTTTTTGTATGTATCTTTTGCTACTTATCTCTCCTGAGATAAACTGAGCCTGATAGACAATAGTGCTTGTGGTTTATACCTGGGACAATAGTATTTAGAGTCACAGTGTATGGTGGGAAAGGGTTACAAAATAGCCCAGTGCTGGGGAAGGGAAGGCACATggtgacatgaatatttataaggacTAATCCATCATGTAATTACTGATTGGTCGTCTTATTAGTTGGTCAGCGGGATCATTGCTAGAAGTAACCAATAGGATGTGGGGAAGCCATGTGGCCTAGAGTTGTTGTCACTTGTTGTCACATAGTtctggtaacattgtatcttgtTATAGTTAGAGTTCGATTCTTCACCTGGAGAGAGCAAGACTTCTCTTGCTTGATCTATTGTACTTATAATACTTTTATTAAAGGAAAAAGTGTTGTATAAATAGGGAGTTTTGAAGATGTTCATCATGTAAAGTTATATTCTTAAATTATGATGAGAATGTCATATTAGTATCTTTGTGGCCACTGTTCTGGATCTTGCTGAGATGGTTACCAtggacttttcatattttacttaattgCTGTTCTTGGAGCCCACCTGTACTTTGTATTTATCTAAGGAACCGGACGCTACCACCGAGCTGTAGATGTCACTCtaaactattttattaaattgtcaTACCGTTTTGTAAATCGCTGGACTGCAGTATATTACCGAGTCTATTATGGAGCACACTGATGTACACCGGAACCTTAATTCGCGAAAATGAACTTTCCGCGTTGAAGAAAGAAAGCGAGCCGTTCGCGACAGCACCAGCGTAAAACCAGATAAGTTTAAGTATTCTTTTATTGTAACCTTTGTCATGGCCATAGACAATAAGTTTTCTAAGTTCTAAATGCTCAGTGTATAGTACAGGGCACACTGTAACCTTTTTATTGTTAACATTGTCTATACAACCTGTGCTGCATCTTGATGTACAGTGTTCAGTACCACAGTAACCAGTATGTTATGTAACTGCAAGTATGCTAAATTTAAGAGTTAATATCTAAGAGTGTGGTcaagttgacatattttgtaatgtagatactttttattgttttgtgccATTGATAGCCTTATAACATCCCCATTTCCCATAATTGGAGGATTGAAAATATAAGTAGTTCATGGtacatttctttgtgtttgtgtCTCTCATTGTAAACCTGTGTAGAACTGACTCAGCAGTTGTTTTGAATATATCAGCATTGAACCATTCGGACATGGAGACAATTTTATCCTGTCTTGAAGCCTAGGCCCACTTGAAACACATATTGCTGACCCATTGTCCTAATTACCTTGACCGAAGGAAAGGAGGggttacctatatatatatatatatatatatatatatatatatataatagcatGTTCAGTGagtctttttttcttaatttcataTCAAACTAAAAGAGAAGGTTAAATTTTAAACTGCAAAAATTATATTAAGTTAACACTGTTTATTATTCATGTTTTAAATAGGGCCAAACTCTGTGCATCCCTATTCAACAACTTCTAGCAACATCAATTCTTGTGATAAGATCTATATTTCTACAGTTGTACAGTAGGAGTGTATAGTTTCCGAACAAACGTCCATCAAGTTACAAATGAGTTTTGACGCAGCTTTATGACTATCTAGGGCACCACTGTAGacctatttatttatttatgacctctccctcaacccccccccccccttccccttttgCAAATGGGAGATAAATAACTCACTTCCTCCTTTAGCATGAAATGTAGCCTTTTCACCTGGCATCAGAGTCAGGTTTAGGTTCTGCTGGAATATTAGTCCATCCACCAAGGTGCAGAGCAAAAGATCGTCTGTAGAATGGACTCTCACCAAGACCTGACACCTAGTCTTCCCTGCTATATCTGAATGGAAGCAAAGGAGTAAGAAGTAAGCTCAATAAGTCTAAgacaatttatttacaaaaatggTGGGAAGGGAGGTAGGCccaaaggaagaaagaaagctTTAAAGTAACCTACAAACCAAACAAGAGATTAAATtgctctttctttttcttttattaattatatttaaactttaaattgatCAGGTTaagaaaaaacagtaaacattTAATG belongs to Apostichopus japonicus isolate 1M-3 chromosome 4, ASM3797524v1, whole genome shotgun sequence and includes:
- the LOC139967059 gene encoding uncharacterized protein isoform X2 is translated as MIWGFTLQSGVPYTKTVESEVHLTMAALDENCNNDIAGKTRCQVLVRVHSTDDLLLCTLVDGLIFQQNLNLTLMPGEKATFHAKGGKVHLTGYSKSHSEDNSQLFRDEEREDNISQRDNENQNRICVPKEDCIDEILEEVQTVTSGELESSAVQVKQEIFDNHSLDSPDVCAPKDKKTSLVSVKTEEPDEEGRDISQQEQPESSSSDAHDESVPFTCGIQTTTDTSTQHPDVECIQEAIALSRSPSPVPEHHNIPATEQNEAFDYIHADKQSRLQSPTAGCSSYPSPPPVRFMPAVQGSHVEQCRTPFDEPNYSNYLRAMLAEAERLANQSWPITSYSSIDSVQTDTLPLQEDIVRDDKLRQQRKRLYPSRGAEPSDVAPASISEAVSLQPAAGTRSSSKRKCLPTKRDVTEAKSTSLTSEVNNPVVSVSQRPRSSQHQSLPLTLIPRVVLHAKEVIRNFVQDEQTQVEALNLSKKQSAIRKKSAQSPTLVKSCACCKSKMSKHYKIKLGDREHYFCFMCHKMFTQDKQLQKYVRIIPHPKNKPSK
- the LOC139967059 gene encoding uncharacterized protein isoform X3, whose amino-acid sequence is MIWGFTLQSGVPYTKTVESEVHLTMAALDENCNNDIAGKTRCQVLVRVHSTDDLLLCTLVDGLIFQQNLNLTLMPGEKATFHAKGGKVHLTGYSKSHSEDNSQLFRDEEREDNISQRDNENQNRICVPDKNCIDEILEEVQTVTSRELESSAVQVKQEIFDNHSLDSPDVCAPKDKKTSLVSVKTEEPDEEGRDISQQEQPESSSSDAHDESVPFTCGIQTTTDTSTQHPDVECIQEAIALSRSPSPVPEHHNIPATEQNEAFDYIHADKQSRLQSPTAGCSSYPSPPPVRFMPAVQGSHVEQCRTPFDEPNYSNYLRAMLAEAERLANQSWPITSYSSIDSVQTDTLPLQEDIVRDDKLRQQRKRLYPSRGAEPSDVAPASISEAVSLQPAAGTRSSSKRKCLPTKRDVTEAKSTSLTSEVNNPVVSVSQRPRSSQHQSLPLTLIPRVVLHAKEVIRNFVQDEQTQVEALNLSKKQSAIRKKSAQSPTLVKSCACCKSKMSKHYKIKLGDREHYFCFMCHKMFTQDKQLQKYVRIIPHPKNKPSK
- the LOC139967059 gene encoding uncharacterized protein isoform X1, which produces MIWGFTLQSGVPYTKTVESEVHLTMAALDENCNNDIAGKTRCQVLVRVHSTDDLLLCTLVDGLIFQQNLNLTLMPGEKATFHAKGGKVHLTGYSKSHSEDNSQLFRDEEREDNISQRDNENQNRICVPKEDCIDEILEEVQTVTSGELVPDKNCIDEILEEVQTVTSRELESSAVQVKQEIFDNHSLDSPDVCAPKDKKTSLVSVKTEEPDEEGRDISQQEQPESSSSDAHDESVPFTCGIQTTTDTSTQHPDVECIQEAIALSRSPSPVPEHHNIPATEQNEAFDYIHADKQSRLQSPTAGCSSYPSPPPVRFMPAVQGSHVEQCRTPFDEPNYSNYLRAMLAEAERLANQSWPITSYSSIDSVQTDTLPLQEDIVRDDKLRQQRKRLYPSRGAEPSDVAPASISEAVSLQPAAGTRSSSKRKCLPTKRDVTEAKSTSLTSEVNNPVVSVSQRPRSSQHQSLPLTLIPRVVLHAKEVIRNFVQDEQTQVEALNLSKKQSAIRKKSAQSPTLVKSCACCKSKMSKHYKIKLGDREHYFCFMCHKMFTQDKQLQKYVRIIPHPKNKPSK